In one window of Saprospiraceae bacterium DNA:
- a CDS encoding HD domain-containing protein — protein sequence MPGIKILNDPIYGFVMIPKGLMLSLMDHAWFQRLRRIKQLGLSYYVYPGAVHSRFHHAVGVYHLMSQAIEILRQKGITITKDEAEASQIAALLHDAGHGPFSHVLENSLVPLEHEQLTLMIMESLNQELEGSLDLAIEVFKGHYPKKFLCELVAGQLDVDRMDYLNRDSFYSGVVEGTIGYHRLLTMMDVEDEHLVFEEKAGLSIENYLAARRLMYWQVYMHKTSLVAEQMLELLLARCKKLGRHDFASPSLDYFISLNEGAMEKVDPNELLMNFQRIDDSDIEMFLKCCENSDDRLISYLAKGLLQRNFFKIKMQKHPFEQGMVTDLRSQCANYFQCSVAESEQMVQLIRMEFLGYEIGTSEIRIRTKEGKVYPASQCLNLEHLCKPEEKFYLSIPRGLKG from the coding sequence GTGCCTGGAATTAAAATATTAAATGACCCGATCTACGGATTTGTCATGATCCCGAAAGGCTTGATGCTGAGTCTAATGGATCACGCATGGTTTCAAAGACTCCGGCGGATCAAACAGTTGGGATTAAGTTATTATGTTTATCCAGGCGCTGTTCACAGCAGATTTCATCATGCAGTCGGGGTCTACCATCTGATGTCGCAGGCGATTGAAATTCTCAGACAAAAAGGTATAACTATCACCAAAGACGAGGCAGAAGCAAGCCAGATAGCGGCATTGCTCCACGATGCAGGGCATGGACCTTTTTCGCATGTGTTGGAAAACAGTCTTGTTCCTCTGGAACACGAGCAATTGACCCTGATGATAATGGAATCGCTCAATCAAGAACTTGAAGGATCTTTGGATTTGGCAATTGAAGTTTTTAAAGGCCATTATCCAAAAAAGTTTTTATGCGAATTGGTGGCAGGGCAACTCGACGTAGACCGGATGGATTATTTGAACCGGGACAGTTTTTACAGTGGGGTAGTTGAAGGAACTATTGGATATCATCGCTTGCTGACCATGATGGATGTCGAAGACGAGCATTTAGTATTTGAAGAAAAAGCCGGCCTGTCCATTGAAAACTATTTAGCAGCACGAAGACTCATGTACTGGCAGGTTTACATGCATAAAACTTCTTTGGTCGCTGAACAAATGCTGGAATTGTTGCTTGCCAGGTGTAAGAAACTTGGAAGACACGATTTTGCGTCACCTTCTCTGGATTATTTTATATCCCTGAATGAGGGTGCTATGGAAAAAGTGGATCCTAATGAATTATTGATGAATTTTCAGCGAATCGATGATTCGGATATCGAGATGTTTTTAAAGTGCTGTGAAAACTCTGACGACCGCCTGATTAGCTATTTGGCAAAAGGTCTGTTGCAACGCAATTTTTTCAAGATCAAAATGCAGAAACATCCGTTTGAGCAGGGTATGGTAACCGATCTAAGATCTCAATGTGCAAATTACTTTCAATGTTCTGTGGCCGAATCAGAACAAATGGTGCAATTGATCAGAATGGAATTTTTAGGCTATGAAATTGGCACTTCTGAAATCCGGATCCGCACGAAAGAAGGCAAGGTTTATCCTGCATCGCAATGTTTGAATCTTGAGCATTTGTGTAAGCCAGAAGAAAAATTTTACTTGAGTATACCCAGGGGACTGAAGGGTTGA
- a CDS encoding PglZ domain-containing protein — translation MDKIKILWADDEIDLLKPQLFFLEKKGHSVETCTNGYDALDKLDKNPYAYDLVFLDESMPGITGLETLAKMREKGIRIPTVMVTKNEAENIMDDAIGSQIADYLIKPVNPNQIILTIKKLIDNKRLVTEKTSMNYQIAFRDLFMEINSNPDYLKWVDIYKKLVQWELMFDQNSSPDMQEILANQKNEANSEFCKYIVSQYLNWLGSDKIPQPVWSHQLMIKKVFPYLKEDVPTFFILLDNLRYDQWKIIEPILTELFTIEEEDTFYSILPTTTQYSRNAIFAGMLPSDIESFYPDWWLNDNEEGGKNLKEPDLLAALLKRTFRKEIKSDYVKILNATQGKALVDNIHNYLVNNFTVIVYNFIDMLSHARTEMEVLKELASDEKAYRSLTRSWFLHSPLWAALQKVKGNKLQVIIATDHGTIRVKNPSKVAADRDTTTNLRYKVGKNLNYEKKDVLEIKDPPKAGLPRPNVSSAFIFARHDNYFLYPNNFNYYMNYYKNTFQHGGVSLEEMICPVVRMSSK, via the coding sequence ATGGATAAAATCAAGATTTTATGGGCAGATGATGAAATAGATCTCTTAAAACCTCAATTGTTTTTTTTAGAGAAAAAAGGGCATAGTGTGGAGACCTGCACAAATGGCTACGATGCATTGGACAAACTCGATAAAAATCCATATGCCTATGATCTTGTTTTTCTCGATGAAAGTATGCCCGGCATCACTGGACTTGAAACTCTTGCAAAAATGAGAGAAAAAGGCATTCGAATCCCGACAGTGATGGTAACAAAAAACGAAGCGGAAAATATCATGGACGATGCCATTGGCTCCCAGATAGCGGATTATCTGATCAAACCGGTCAACCCCAATCAGATCATTCTGACCATTAAAAAACTCATCGACAATAAACGCCTGGTCACAGAAAAAACGAGCATGAATTATCAGATTGCGTTCAGAGATCTCTTTATGGAGATCAATAGCAATCCTGATTACCTAAAATGGGTGGACATCTACAAAAAACTTGTCCAATGGGAATTAATGTTTGATCAAAACAGCTCGCCCGATATGCAGGAAATTCTGGCGAATCAAAAAAATGAAGCCAACAGTGAATTTTGCAAGTACATTGTAAGCCAATATCTGAATTGGCTTGGGTCCGATAAAATACCACAACCTGTATGGTCACATCAGCTCATGATTAAAAAAGTTTTTCCATATCTGAAGGAAGATGTTCCCACATTTTTCATCCTGTTGGACAATCTCAGGTATGATCAATGGAAAATCATCGAACCGATACTTACAGAATTGTTTACAATCGAAGAAGAAGATACATTTTATTCTATACTTCCAACGACCACACAATACAGCAGAAATGCCATTTTTGCTGGTATGTTGCCTTCCGATATAGAATCCTTTTATCCGGACTGGTGGCTCAATGACAATGAAGAAGGCGGTAAAAACTTGAAAGAACCTGATTTACTGGCAGCACTCCTCAAAAGAACATTCCGCAAAGAAATCAAAAGCGACTATGTAAAAATTCTGAATGCAACACAAGGCAAAGCTTTGGTGGACAACATCCACAATTATCTGGTCAACAATTTTACTGTGATCGTATATAACTTTATCGATATGTTATCTCACGCTCGCACCGAAATGGAAGTATTGAAAGAATTGGCATCCGATGAAAAAGCTTATCGCTCACTGACGAGAAGCTGGTTTTTACACTCGCCGTTGTGGGCCGCACTTCAAAAAGTAAAAGGCAATAAACTGCAAGTGATCATCGCAACCGATCACGGCACGATCCGTGTAAAAAATCCATCAAAAGTAGCGGCAGACAGAGATACGACCACCAATCTCCGATACAAAGTTGGCAAAAATCTCAATTACGAAAAAAAGGATGTTTTAGAAATCAAGGACCCTCCAAAAGCCGGACTTCCGAGACCTAATGTCTCTTCGGCATTCATTTTTGCAAGACACGACAACTATTTCCTCTATCCGAATAATTTCAATTATTACATGAATTATTACAAAAACACCTTCCAGCATGGTGGCGTATCGCTTGAGGAAATGATCTGTCCGGTAGTTAGGATGAGCTCTAAATGA
- the tatC gene encoding twin-arginine translocase subunit TatC, with amino-acid sequence MQALPDFYTLGALQAVSGAICDFRLILQPLVWRLAMFAKLFKRRDKSTGQTEMTFFEHIDALRGHLFRAALFVCISAVAVFTQKTFIFDVIILGPLHKDFVTYRFFCELSELTCFYPENIKLITRELSEQLMIHLKVSFFLGLIIAFPLVFNEFWKFVKPGLYDKEIKATSGVIFWCTVLFLVGVLFGYYVLAPFSIAFLASYNVSDLVEATATLSSYVDSMTMYTMATGLVFEMPLLIYFLAKLGIMGPVFMKTYRRHAIVVILVLAAVITPPDVTSMAVVTLPLMLLYEISIYIAAMNFPKETVSDS; translated from the coding sequence ATGCAAGCGCTTCCTGATTTCTATACCCTTGGTGCTCTTCAGGCTGTGTCGGGTGCTATTTGCGATTTTCGTTTAATTTTGCAGCCTCTAGTTTGGAGATTGGCGATGTTTGCAAAACTTTTTAAAAGGAGGGATAAGTCGACTGGACAAACAGAAATGACTTTTTTTGAGCATATCGATGCGCTCAGAGGGCATTTGTTCAGAGCAGCTTTGTTTGTTTGTATTTCAGCTGTTGCCGTTTTTACACAAAAAACCTTCATTTTCGATGTTATCATTTTAGGACCACTTCATAAAGATTTTGTTACCTACCGCTTTTTTTGCGAACTCTCTGAATTGACATGTTTTTATCCGGAGAACATCAAACTCATTACCCGCGAACTCAGCGAGCAATTGATGATCCATCTAAAAGTTAGTTTTTTTCTCGGGCTCATTATTGCTTTTCCTTTGGTCTTTAATGAATTTTGGAAGTTTGTAAAGCCGGGATTATACGACAAGGAAATTAAAGCCACGTCCGGAGTTATTTTTTGGTGTACGGTTTTATTTTTAGTGGGAGTCCTGTTTGGTTATTATGTGCTGGCTCCTTTTTCCATTGCATTTCTGGCATCTTATAATGTCAGTGATCTCGTGGAAGCGACTGCCACTTTGAGTTCTTATGTCGATTCGATGACCATGTACACCATGGCAACCGGTTTGGTTTTTGAAATGCCCTTGCTCATTTATTTTCTTGCGAAACTGGGCATCATGGGACCTGTTTTTATGAAAACTTACAGGCGTCATGCCATTGTTGTAATTCTGGTTTTGGCAGCCGTCATCACGCCTCCGGATGTAACCTCGATGGCTGTCGTGACGCTACCACTGATGTTGCTTTATGAGATCAGTATTTATATTGCAGCCATGAATTTTCCCAAAGAAACTGTATCGGACTCATGA
- a CDS encoding T9SS type B sorting domain-containing protein has product MNKILLLLFLPLCLGAQERKKLLFHFENCSLEEQNKFVTPLLTGAPPICDCGLEDEALELNGQSIELAVENDTMFYSDFSFGFAVQLEPGIGTIDILSKMKSCNADTSLSIVYQFSDSTFVCSFQQGFDKIVQLVGKADPSTCWQQLAVTRAGGQMRFFINGLLKDVKNNSFILRLNNKQNLKFNASPCVFAARSKGRIDQIFVANYPMNSTEVNDEYLIQDQILTPDTLIFLGGSFQLRTIADCATSVQWQPSAGLSSTMINNPIASPQQEQHYQFTIQNEFCTATDFVFVRVVDTSQTDCSKLSLPTAFSPNDDQLNDRFFISNNFLIESLQYFDILDRNGGIIQRFTQASDSWDGNWNGNKLNPGTFFYRIAYTCKGKSYKTKGSVFLMR; this is encoded by the coding sequence ATGAATAAAATACTCTTATTACTCTTTCTACCGCTGTGTTTAGGAGCACAGGAAAGAAAAAAACTACTGTTTCATTTCGAAAATTGCAGCCTCGAAGAGCAAAATAAATTTGTGACGCCTCTTCTTACCGGTGCACCGCCCATTTGTGATTGCGGACTGGAAGATGAAGCCCTTGAACTGAATGGCCAAAGTATCGAACTCGCGGTTGAGAACGATACCATGTTTTATTCTGACTTCAGTTTTGGGTTCGCCGTACAACTGGAACCCGGAATCGGAACCATTGACATTTTATCAAAGATGAAATCTTGCAATGCAGATACTTCGTTGAGCATCGTTTACCAGTTCTCCGACTCCACCTTTGTCTGTTCATTCCAACAAGGTTTCGATAAAATTGTACAATTGGTAGGCAAAGCAGACCCTTCCACCTGCTGGCAACAATTAGCTGTAACGAGGGCCGGCGGCCAAATGCGATTTTTTATTAACGGACTTCTCAAAGATGTCAAAAACAATAGTTTTATTTTACGACTTAATAACAAGCAGAATCTGAAATTCAATGCTTCGCCCTGTGTGTTTGCTGCAAGATCCAAAGGCAGGATCGACCAGATTTTTGTTGCGAATTATCCGATGAACAGCACGGAAGTAAACGACGAATATTTGATACAGGACCAAATCCTTACCCCAGATACTTTAATTTTTCTGGGAGGAAGTTTTCAGTTGCGCACCATTGCAGATTGTGCTACATCAGTTCAGTGGCAGCCCTCTGCAGGTTTATCATCAACCATGATAAACAATCCCATTGCAAGTCCTCAACAAGAGCAGCATTATCAATTCACGATCCAGAATGAATTTTGTACGGCCACTGATTTCGTGTTTGTTCGGGTTGTCGATACTTCGCAAACCGATTGCAGCAAATTGAGTCTTCCAACTGCATTCTCCCCTAATGATGATCAGCTGAACGATCGTTTTTTTATATCCAACAATTTTCTCATAGAATCTTTACAGTATTTCGATATCCTCGATCGAAACGGAGGAATCATCCAGAGATTCACCCAAGCTAGCGATAGCTGGGATGGAAACTGGAATGGTAACAAATTAAATCCGGGTACTTTTTTTTACAGGATTGCATACACCTGTAAAGGAAAATCCTATAAGACTAAAGGCAGTGTGTTTCTGATGAGATAG
- a CDS encoding gliding motility-associated C-terminal domain-containing protein — protein MRPGILCKRLYIFFALYFIFSADIHLHAQNNCVQFDIIGGNAPKGDCIWVPVRVYNFDTILSAQFALSYDPQVIMPVDKWATTKLVGLDPNTNINFDTIRKIVRFLWANPNSDCDGLIDGDTLIMIKFKLIGEPGSCTKVSFFDRSPVPTEVLDCNADEYCVEEINIPDNDICIGEPTSLCVLSYSCGTVTNSGSITIKPFGGTSPYIVDRIAPPQSDTLAKSGDCVVYNNLFPGTYEIHVKDATGKDTILMVVVGMGTPIAIFPNGIRQPTCWNTCDGEINIRITGGVGNMTIGWRPTGDFGLTTLRRLCVGDYTVTVRDSAGCLATETFKLFADTITSQVEILKDASCTDDGAAVARAFGGNPYPGGLYDYFWSQNVAANTSDTTSYNFRLSGQQFVIIQDSRGCMDTVFFDIPYGGVLLDSIVIDSIDCFGDSTGIIHSFVRSNGTLNIPLAFRLTDQNNNTIFGGVNGVDRYTSPLLKAGTYFLEITDTSGCKRFDTIVLTQPNLLEIIENDVDTTASCSPGNDAYIDIRGFGGTPGYQFNWSHMAMGGRVTNLSQGVYTVTLTDANGCSLTREYTITQPFPPNIDSIITFGPNCSGDTTGSANLFFTPGSHPNVNFRWSTGDITRNLINIRDGSYSVTITDGNGCVDSASVNILPQGNALRVASAVTRDPRCNGNSDGFIVINIAGGQGPYTYLWDNGVQTPNNTNLKAGRHCVRIDDFGNCPPLDTCFTLSEPPAIGINISTISAPSCSTPGTCDATAIVTTACTDTFVSLTWSSGEQVFRNRDTANLLCSGQQFVIATCGFCADTVLFDVPEAVPITIDSNFLSITAPRCYNSNDGQISIRAKGGTGPYQYNWINPAISAPTISNLGDGMYYVNIVDSKNCVHLDSVRLRQPDSIRVDIIAGSTLDVSCPGSQDGRISTAWTGGNGGKGSFRWSPVNSQDSIVTNLAAGTYFLTVTDSKNCTGTVSYTVSEPPPIQFVMSPPDTPRCVDDQVLFSIIQASGGSGATYRFTINNGAPVNIGQQVPLFPGNYAVRVYDKNNCFKDTSIIVSNPTNLINLNFGRDFDTIQLGDSILLDGNLLNSGVIDTIIWSPSNSVSNPGSTISFVSPGRTTLYTLTVIDEDGCQVSDQITIVVRSTRRFYAPNVFSPNGDNINDAFEVFMGPGIEAIKYARIFDRWGNMVSSIENPPRNGERMSIWNGRFGNNGDLMNPGVYVYVAEVVFQDGSTTVYRGDITLLR, from the coding sequence ATGAGACCCGGAATACTATGTAAACGCCTGTACATTTTTTTTGCCCTTTATTTTATCTTCTCTGCAGATATCCATCTTCATGCTCAAAACAACTGTGTCCAATTTGACATCATTGGGGGTAATGCCCCGAAAGGGGACTGCATCTGGGTTCCAGTTCGCGTGTACAACTTTGATACGATTCTTTCAGCCCAATTTGCATTGAGCTATGATCCTCAGGTAATCATGCCGGTAGATAAGTGGGCAACAACCAAGCTCGTTGGGCTGGATCCCAACACCAATATCAATTTTGACACCATCCGGAAGATCGTAAGATTTTTATGGGCCAACCCAAATTCAGATTGCGATGGATTGATTGATGGAGATACGCTGATCATGATCAAATTCAAGCTCATTGGGGAACCGGGGAGTTGTACCAAAGTTTCTTTTTTTGACAGAAGTCCGGTGCCCACCGAAGTACTGGATTGTAATGCCGATGAATATTGTGTGGAAGAAATTAATATTCCCGACAATGACATCTGTATCGGCGAGCCTACAAGCCTTTGTGTGCTCAGTTATTCCTGCGGAACGGTTACCAACAGCGGGAGTATTACCATCAAACCATTTGGAGGGACTTCGCCCTATATTGTCGATAGAATAGCTCCTCCCCAATCGGATACCCTTGCTAAAAGCGGCGATTGTGTGGTTTACAACAACCTCTTTCCCGGAACATACGAAATACATGTAAAAGATGCCACAGGGAAGGACACCATCCTCATGGTTGTAGTTGGAATGGGGACTCCCATTGCCATTTTTCCAAATGGGATCAGGCAGCCTACCTGCTGGAATACCTGCGATGGTGAGATCAACATCCGGATCACAGGAGGCGTCGGGAATATGACCATTGGTTGGAGACCCACAGGCGACTTTGGTCTGACGACCCTCAGAAGACTTTGCGTAGGGGATTATACGGTAACTGTGAGAGATTCTGCAGGATGTCTGGCTACTGAAACTTTTAAATTATTTGCAGATACCATTACTTCACAAGTGGAGATACTCAAAGATGCATCGTGCACAGACGATGGTGCAGCTGTTGCCAGAGCTTTTGGGGGCAATCCTTATCCCGGTGGACTATACGATTATTTTTGGAGCCAGAATGTGGCCGCCAATACTTCAGATACAACTTCATACAACTTCCGTTTATCGGGACAGCAGTTTGTGATCATTCAGGATTCAAGAGGCTGTATGGATACGGTTTTTTTTGACATACCCTACGGCGGAGTGTTACTCGATAGTATCGTCATTGATAGCATTGATTGTTTTGGCGATTCAACAGGTATTATTCATTCATTTGTCAGGTCAAACGGCACCCTCAACATACCGCTCGCATTCCGTTTGACGGATCAAAACAACAACACCATTTTCGGTGGAGTAAACGGGGTAGATAGATATACAAGTCCGCTGTTAAAGGCAGGTACTTATTTTTTGGAGATCACGGATACCAGTGGTTGTAAAAGATTTGACACCATCGTTTTAACCCAACCCAATTTGCTGGAAATTATTGAAAACGATGTAGATACTACGGCCAGTTGTTCGCCAGGAAATGATGCATATATCGATATCCGGGGTTTTGGGGGCACTCCTGGCTATCAATTCAACTGGAGCCACATGGCCATGGGAGGTAGAGTTACCAATTTAAGTCAGGGTGTTTATACCGTTACCCTGACCGATGCTAACGGTTGTTCGTTAACCCGGGAATATACCATCACACAGCCTTTTCCTCCGAATATTGACAGCATTATCACATTTGGACCCAATTGTTCCGGAGATACAACGGGAAGTGCAAATTTATTTTTTACACCGGGAAGTCACCCCAATGTAAATTTTCGTTGGAGCACGGGAGATATAACCAGAAATCTGATCAATATCAGGGATGGCAGTTATTCGGTGACCATTACGGATGGAAATGGTTGCGTCGATAGTGCTTCCGTCAACATATTACCACAGGGCAACGCATTGCGGGTCGCTTCTGCTGTGACCCGGGATCCTCGTTGTAATGGCAATTCCGATGGATTCATTGTCATCAATATTGCAGGAGGGCAAGGCCCATATACTTATTTATGGGACAATGGTGTTCAAACCCCCAACAACACCAATCTCAAAGCCGGAAGACATTGCGTTCGCATCGATGATTTTGGGAATTGTCCTCCATTGGATACCTGTTTCACTTTATCAGAACCGCCTGCCATTGGAATTAATATTTCCACCATTTCTGCACCAAGTTGCTCAACTCCCGGAACCTGTGATGCTACTGCGATCGTTACAACCGCTTGTACCGATACGTTTGTTTCGTTGACCTGGTCCTCGGGTGAACAGGTATTCCGGAATCGCGATACCGCAAACCTTTTATGTTCGGGACAACAGTTTGTCATAGCGACTTGTGGTTTTTGTGCCGACACCGTGTTGTTTGATGTACCTGAAGCTGTGCCTATCACGATTGACAGCAATTTTCTTTCAATCACAGCACCAAGATGTTACAATTCCAACGATGGACAAATTAGCATCCGGGCTAAAGGAGGTACAGGTCCTTATCAATACAACTGGATCAATCCGGCAATCAGTGCTCCAACCATTTCCAATCTAGGAGATGGTATGTATTATGTAAACATTGTCGATTCAAAAAATTGTGTCCATCTCGATTCTGTTAGGTTGAGGCAGCCCGACTCTATCAGAGTTGATATCATAGCCGGCTCGACTCTGGATGTAAGCTGCCCGGGAAGCCAGGACGGAAGGATCAGCACCGCATGGACAGGAGGCAACGGAGGGAAAGGAAGTTTCAGATGGTCGCCTGTGAATAGTCAGGATTCAATAGTTACCAATCTGGCTGCGGGAACCTATTTCTTAACCGTGACCGATTCAAAAAATTGTACCGGAACAGTGAGTTATACAGTGTCCGAACCACCTCCTATTCAATTTGTGATGTCTCCACCCGATACACCGAGGTGTGTAGATGACCAGGTTTTATTTTCAATAATACAAGCGTCGGGAGGATCAGGAGCCACCTACCGGTTTACAATTAATAATGGCGCACCCGTGAATATAGGTCAACAGGTGCCTTTGTTTCCCGGAAATTATGCCGTTCGCGTTTATGATAAAAACAATTGCTTTAAGGATACAAGCATTATCGTTAGCAATCCGACCAATCTGATCAATTTAAATTTTGGAAGAGATTTTGACACCATTCAACTCGGTGATAGTATATTATTGGATGGAAATTTATTGAATTCAGGTGTCATAGACACCATCATCTGGAGCCCATCGAATTCAGTTTCTAATCCGGGCAGTACAATATCGTTTGTGAGCCCGGGCAGAACCACGTTATACACCCTTACCGTTATCGATGAAGATGGCTGCCAGGTCAGCGATCAGATCACCATAGTGGTGAGAAGTACACGAAGATTTTATGCACCCAATGTATTTTCACCTAACGGCGACAACATCAACGATGCCTTTGAAGTGTTTATGGGTCCGGGAATTGAAGCCATCAAATATGCCCGAATCTTTGATCGCTGGGGCAATATGGTGAGTTCCATTGAAAACCCTCCAAGGAATGGAGAGCGAATGAGTATCTGGAATGGTAGGTTCGGAAACAACGGCGATCTGATGAATCCGGGTGTCTATGTGTATGTTGCGGAAGTGGTTTTTCAGGACGGAAGCACGACGGTTTACAGGGGAGATATTACCTTGCTTAGGTAA
- a CDS encoding imidazolonepropionase, giving the protein MSPRSILIKNIHTLVQTDVGQGFYRAGRQMTDLPCLQNAYLLIENEKIAAFGPNQDAPSGIKEVVDAQGGWVFPSFVDCHTHLVFAEWRNREYEDRIKGLTYLEIAAKGGGILNSTSKLRALTEDELFERSGVRLKNAMKRGTGAIEIKSGYGLDVESELKMLRVIRRLKETAQIPVKSTFLGAHAFPAEYKNDHQAYIRIIVDEMLPRIAEEGLADYCDVFCERGFYTPEEADQVLEAAGKRGIPSRIHTNQFTHSGGIPLALKHKSVSVDHLEVCNEEEMGMLRDASTHPVLLPFAAFFMNQEYPPARAMIDKGLGVILASDFNPGTSPNFDLSLVWGLACNQMKMLPEEALNALTINPAVNLDIQDEVGSIAVGKLANLILTHAASELSYFPYALGHSWFSRIFIRGNPDFLT; this is encoded by the coding sequence ATGAGTCCAAGATCCATACTCATTAAAAATATTCATACCCTGGTACAGACTGATGTCGGCCAGGGTTTTTATCGTGCAGGCAGGCAAATGACGGATCTTCCCTGTTTGCAAAACGCTTACTTGCTGATTGAGAATGAAAAAATTGCCGCCTTTGGTCCAAACCAGGATGCCCCATCCGGTATCAAGGAAGTGGTCGATGCACAGGGCGGCTGGGTTTTTCCAAGTTTTGTCGACTGCCATACACACCTGGTTTTTGCCGAGTGGCGAAACCGGGAGTACGAAGACCGGATCAAAGGCCTCACCTATCTCGAAATTGCTGCAAAAGGTGGTGGAATTCTGAATTCCACTTCAAAACTTCGTGCTTTAACGGAAGACGAATTATTCGAGCGTTCAGGGGTGCGTTTGAAAAATGCAATGAAGCGGGGAACAGGAGCCATAGAGATTAAAAGCGGCTATGGTTTGGACGTAGAGAGCGAATTAAAAATGCTGCGGGTCATCAGGAGATTGAAAGAAACAGCTCAAATTCCTGTAAAATCAACCTTTCTGGGAGCACATGCGTTTCCGGCTGAATATAAAAACGATCACCAGGCTTACATCCGCATCATCGTAGATGAAATGTTGCCGAGAATTGCGGAAGAAGGACTCGCAGATTATTGCGATGTGTTTTGCGAACGCGGATTTTATACTCCGGAGGAAGCAGACCAGGTCCTGGAAGCCGCAGGAAAACGGGGTATTCCTTCGAGAATTCACACCAACCAGTTTACCCATAGTGGGGGAATACCGCTGGCTTTAAAGCACAAGTCAGTCAGTGTGGATCATCTCGAAGTTTGCAATGAAGAAGAAATGGGAATGCTGCGTGATGCATCAACCCATCCGGTTCTATTGCCATTTGCTGCGTTTTTTATGAATCAGGAATATCCTCCGGCCAGAGCAATGATAGATAAAGGGCTTGGAGTGATCCTGGCTTCGGATTTCAATCCCGGCACTTCCCCCAATTTCGATCTTTCTTTGGTATGGGGACTGGCCTGCAACCAGATGAAAATGCTTCCAGAGGAAGCTCTGAATGCCCTGACCATCAATCCTGCTGTCAATCTCGATATTCAGGATGAAGTGGGCAGCATTGCCGTAGGAAAACTTGCAAATCTGATACTTACCCATGCTGCCAGCGAGCTTTCTTATTTTCCATATGCACTTGGGCACTCATGGTTTTCACGGATATTTATCAGGGGAAACCCTGATTTTTTGACTTAA
- a CDS encoding SPOR domain-containing protein, with product MKNLVSFICIVLSLNLQASDPNKVIFKGSYKAALHIACQEKKLLLLQFTAKWCQPCRFMEKEVFGNADVQAFVEQNVIIYKVDIDDPQNKELKREYQVSVLPTIVLKRASGSVLARKEHSLNPEAFISWVEQEADQFLGNKSKSKPDVNPFLHTQASEHSNEWAGVEAFLNADETARNKKSETDFQETTVGLSIHETGNFALQAGVFSQKENAESLALNLIEKYQIDIRIAEETRKDKKLFKVIAGQFETQEEAKLFQDFLQRQNLNSVVVDNKLTFVR from the coding sequence ATGAAAAATTTAGTATCCTTCATTTGTATCGTACTCAGTCTCAACCTCCAGGCTTCCGATCCCAATAAAGTTATCTTTAAAGGCAGTTACAAAGCTGCTCTGCATATAGCTTGTCAGGAAAAGAAACTCCTGCTGCTACAGTTCACAGCAAAGTGGTGTCAGCCATGCCGGTTTATGGAAAAAGAAGTTTTTGGGAATGCCGATGTTCAGGCTTTTGTGGAACAAAATGTAATCATTTACAAAGTGGATATCGATGATCCACAAAACAAGGAATTAAAAAGAGAATATCAGGTCAGCGTTTTGCCGACTATAGTCCTGAAAAGGGCATCTGGTTCGGTATTGGCACGCAAAGAACACAGTCTCAACCCCGAAGCATTTATCTCCTGGGTTGAACAGGAAGCCGACCAATTTCTGGGCAATAAATCAAAATCAAAACCAGATGTAAATCCGTTCCTTCATACTCAAGCCTCAGAACATTCAAATGAATGGGCAGGTGTGGAAGCGTTTCTGAACGCAGATGAAACAGCAAGGAATAAAAAATCCGAAACAGATTTTCAGGAAACGACGGTAGGATTATCCATTCATGAAACAGGCAACTTTGCTCTTCAGGCCGGTGTTTTTTCTCAAAAAGAAAATGCAGAGTCTCTTGCCCTGAATTTGATTGAAAAATATCAGATCGATATCCGGATCGCCGAAGAAACCCGTAAGGATAAAAAATTATTTAAGGTGATCGCAGGTCAGTTTGAAACCCAGGAGGAAGCGAAACTTTTTCAGGATTTTCTACAACGCCAAAATCTGAATTCGGTCGTTGTCGACAACAAACTTACATTTGTTCGCTAA